In the genome of Maridesulfovibrio zosterae DSM 11974, the window TAAAATTTTAGAATCTACCCGATTTTATTTAAGTTCAAAAGAGATAACCTAACCCTACTCTATCCTCTATCCCATCCTTCGCTGTAAAAGAATAAAATCAGCTACAGTCAGCATGGCCATAGATTTTAATACGGGTACTATTCGTGGTATGGCACAGATATCATGCCTTCCACCAATTTTGATTTCAGTTTCAGTCTTATCACGGTCAACTGTTTTTTGTGGCTTGCTAATGGACGGTATAGGCTTAACATAAGCACGAACCACAATATCCTGTCCGCTGGAAATTCCACCGAGAATTCCACCAGAATTATTAGATAAAAAACCTGCAGCATCTATAAAATCATTATTCTGGCTTCCAAGAGAATCAGCTGCCTGACATCCTGATCCTATTTCAACACCCTTGACTGCTCCGACTGACATCAAAGCATATGCAAGGCGGGCATCCAGTTTATCAAAAACAGGCTCACCAAGCCCTGCAGGTACATTTTTTAAACAGACTTCGACCACTCCACCCAATGTATCTCCCTGAGAACGGACTTCTTTTACTCGTTCTTCCCACAAACTGATTACTTCCGGATCGGGAGAAAAAAACGGTTGGTCGTAAGCTTTTTCAGGAGATTTCACAGTAGCATCAATACCACCAATACGCAGTGTATAGGCGTGACACGAAATAGACTGCTGACGCAAAAATTCTTGTGCCACAGCTCCAGCTGCAACACGTGAAACAGTCTCACGTCCAGAAGACCTTCCGCCACCGCGATAATCACGGAAACCATACTTTGCATCAAAAGTAAAATCAGCATGTCCAGGACGGTAAACATTCATTATTTTTGAATAATCTCTAGAACGCTGGTCAGTGTTTTCAATATGAAAACCTATGGATGTTCCAGTTGTTCTACCTTCAAAGACACCAGACATAATTTTTATACGGTCTGCCTCTTTACGGGCAGTACCGGCAATTCCATGCCCGGGCTTACGCCTATCAAGTTCAAGTTGAAGAATCTCTTCACTTAACTCTATTCCAGAGGGACAGCCGTCAATAACTCCACCAAGCCCGGGTCCGTGCGATTCTCCATAGGTGGTCACTTTGAAAATCTGACCAAATGTATTACCACTCATTTTATTTACCTTCCTGTTACCTGGATATATAATTATCTAAAATTTGTTTACAAACATCATCAATGCTGCCGGCCCCATCGACTATAAACTTTGCACATCCGCGATAAAGCGGCTCCCGATCATTAAGAATATCTTGAATCTCTTCTACTAAAGGCTTACCGGTAAGGGACGGTCTCTGTCCGTGATTTGGATCTAATTTTAAGCGCTCAGCTAAAACTTGAACATTCGTTTTGAGATAAACGGTATAAGCGTTACGTAGAACGGCTATATTCTCCTCACGCACAACAATGCCACCACCACATGAAACAACTGCACCTGATTCAGCAACTAATTCTTTTAAAACTTCACATTCTAAATCTCTAAAACCTTCCCAACCATATTTATCAACATATTCAGAGACTTGACATCCTGCTTTTTTGATCAGAATTTCGTCGCTGTCATAAAATTTAAATTGCAATTTTTCGGAAAGGATTTTGGCAACGGTCGTTTTACCGCAAGCTCTTGGACCTATTAAATAAATATTAGACACAAACTCTCCCTGGTAACGGGGTCATCAAAAATGTTTATATTTCAAAGCACATCTAGTACAAGATGATATATCTAACGAGATTAAAAAATAATGTTAGCAAATTAGATACATTAATCCTGTTAACAGAATTAAAAGCATATTATCTTTTCTGCTATAAATCGAAAATTTTAAATGATATGAAAATCACAGACAAGACTGCGAGGAAGCAGGTTGTTTAAAAAACAAACAGAAAGCATTCAGCAGATATTTTAAGATAACCGGAAGTATACCTGCCTTGTCAAGCTTTGGAGAAGACCATGAGCAAATTCGCATTCAAAATAATCACACTGCCTACTGTTATATTAGTACTGCTTTGTTGCTCTGCTTTTGCAGAACAACAGGAATCGGCGACAAAGACATGGTTCAATATGATTCAAAGCCTTGATTCTGAAATACGCGCAGAAGGACTTGCTGTTCAGAAATTAAAGCAAAGCTACCCAGTTATGCTTGAAAAATTTGATCAACATATGCAAAAAGCACATAACCGTCTTGATCAACTTAAGTTGCTACGTGGTCTGGCTAAAAGGACACCATGGGCATATAGAACGGTTCTAATGCAGCTTGACGATGTAACGGGCTATATTGAAAGAGCTAAAGATGAGTTGCTCATTGAAAAAAACAGATTAAAAAAAATTAAAGATGACTTTGCAGTGCTTTCAGAAATTCATTTCAACAGCAAAATTTATGACAAAAAACTTTTAAAGCTGATCACATCCAGTAAAGAACATTTTATTGCTATACGGAATGATGCTGCAACTCTTAAGAGATCCATAGATATGTCGCTGGCAAAAGCTGATGCACTTGATTCAAATATAGCTGACGAACTAAAGATAACACGAAAATACTACGCACAAGCAATTAGAACATTTTACTTTACAATGGGGTCTTCACCTTTACTATCACACAACTGGATAGACATATCCTACTCATTTGAAGAATGGAGTAACAGTTACTTAAGATTTTACCAGCCTCTGATTGTATGGGTACATTGGGGTAATTTCTTAATATACATGGTGCTAATTGCAGGCATCTGCTGGCTGATATTAAGAAATCTGGTAACCCACCTCTTGAAGCGACAAATGTTCGCTAACCACAAGATTTCTTTTTATAATAAAGGATTAATATTCATATCTCTCGGAGCAGGTATGTTTATTGCCCGCTTCATGACTCTTTTTACATCCAACCAGATCACAGGGCTAGTCTGGTCTGAGCTAATGACCCTTGGAATAATTATTTGCGCCCGCAATTTTCTGTGGGCCCGTGAAAAAGAACAACCGACCAGACTTATACGCAGCCCTATGTTTACCCTATGGTGCCTTATGACCGCCGGAGACATAATGCACATGCTGACCATGCCCATGAATTGCCTCAGTGTAATATGGTTTTTTCTTAGCATTGCCGGACTTGCTTCCATGCATTTTAACCGCCACAGATACAAACTTCAAATCACACGATCCACTTTCAATGCCAACAAAATAATCCTAGGAACCGGAGCGGCTGTCACGCTATTAGGATTCGGCACACAGGCCATGATCCTGACTCAGATCTGGTTCCTTTTTTTGATTACTATACAAATTTGTACAGCTTTGAAAACCATTCTGGTTACAGATTTACCTGATCCAAATAATCTGGAACAAGAAGCAGATAAACAAAATGATGAAGAAATTAAAAACCTTAATGAATCTCGTGAAGCGGCACTCCATCATAATCAGATGATCCAGCTTTTCTATCCTCTCTCTGTTTCAATAATAATATTTCTATTTATAGGGTGGGCAACAGCATATGTAGGAGGAATTCCATTTGCGCGTTTTGTATTTAGGAATATGGACGTGCATATCGCCGGAGCAGACATCTCTATTAAAAGTCTTTTTTATATATTGATTTTATTCTTTGCTGCACGTCTTATCCTATTCTGGCTTAAATCATTGGTGAACAATACTTCAATTGGCGGGCAAAAGATTGAAAGTTCATTGGCCCATACCTTTTCAACAATAGGTTCATACATAGTATGGGTAATATTCCTGCTTTCATCATTTTATCTCATGGGCATTCCCATGTCCGCTCTAACCTGGATTGCCAGTGGATTATCCATCGGTATCGGCTTTGGACTAAAAGATATTGTCAGTAATTTTGTCAGTGGGTTAATCATTATGTTTGGCGGCTCCATTAAAAAGGGAGATACTCTGCAACACAAAAAAATTATAGGCGAAGTTGTTGACGTATCAATACGCAACACGACAATAAAATCTCTTGATAACAGCATGGTAATAATCCCTAATTCAAGTTTTCTGAAAGGCGAAATTATCAACCTCAACTATCAGGATACACGTATTAGAGTGACTATTCCTATATCACTTGTACCGGGATCTAAAATCGACAAGGCCAAAAAAATTATGATGAAAGTAGTTAAAAAACATCCCAACGTCATTAAAGATCCGGCACCAAATGTCTTTTTTAAAAAATTCGGCAACCTTGGTCTGGACTTTGAACTTTACTTTTGGGTTAATAATTTTGAAGATAAATTTCCCACAGAGTCAGATATAATGAATGAACTTGATGAAAAATTTCAAAGCAAAAAAATCAAAGTTGCCTTTAGAGGTATTAAAAATAAATATAAACCGAAAGGAGATGAGGCAGCGCAGATTGCAGCACAGCGTGAGGCGCTTAAAGAAAAGCGTAAGCTTATAAACAAGTGCTTTCGCTCGGCTTCGTTACGGAAATACAGAACCTTAAATAAAATAGAAATGGATATTCCTGAATAAAAAAAGGACGCTCACTTGAGCGTCCTTTTTTTATTCATCATATTAATGTGTTACTTTTCTACTATAGGATATTTGGCTCTATTCCACTGATGCCATCCCCCCAGTAAGGTACTAACATTCTTAAACCCCAGAATCTTTAAAGTACGCGCCACACGGGAGCTTGTGTATTCACTTGGTCAAGCGCAATAAACAACTATTTCAGCATCCTTATGAATACCTTTTGACCATTCATTTTCCTGTCCTATTTTACCGCGGATGGCGCCCTTTATTTTAAACTCACTACCGCTCCAATCAGAGCCTGTACGTGAATCAATAATAACAAAATTATCTGTACCAAGCTTACGCTTTACCTGCTCTATTGAGATACGAGGAATATCCTGTGCACTGCAATAACGAGGTAAAAAAACTATGCTTGCTACAAATATAATTACAGTAAACAGCAATAATATACTGAAACGATTATTCATTTATATTCTCCTTAGGTTATTCATACCTGCAGACTCTGAAAAATATGACAGAGTCAGACTTAATGATATCAAAAACTATTAAGGGAACAAGTAAAATAAAAGCTATCCATGATATTATAAATACAATTGAAATAATACAAATGCAGTAATGACTGAAAACTGATTATTCATAGCTTACAATGTTTAAGGATTCATCATCATTAGCTGGTTCTCCATTCTCAGCATCATCTTCAGCAGTCTCCAAAGCCTTTTTCTCAAGCGCAGCAACTCGGAAGGGTGCATCTTTTTTATAATAACTAAAACCAAAAACAAGACCCGCAACGGCCATTCCGAGAATGGCATAATAAAAATGGGCCGCAAATTCTATGTTCAATGCACTAACTGAGGCAGCAATGAAATGGATAACAAATACAATTAATGCGAAAATTGATGTAAGCAAACCGCCGCCAGATCTTCGGATTGCAATCAAATGCAAAATATCAATGAGTGCGTAGGTCCCAAACCAAAAACAAAGTCCTGCCGAAATAAAAGACTCGAGTCCATCCTCACCAGCCCACCCTGTTGCCAATAAAACACAAATAATTACTGTCAGCAGCAAAGCAGCAACTCGTGGTGCATAGGAAGTATATTTCTGTGCTACAATTCCTTTGATCTGCTCTCCTGCAATTTGAAAAAAAGCAACCAAAGCTGCAATTGTTCCCAAAACAATTGTGCCTCCCATAAGCGCACGTCCCAACTCACCCATAACTCCTTTGGCTACTTTCAAATGAGGAATAGATATCTCTGCAATAGAAGACGGAGATTCAATTAACAACGATCCCCAAACAAAAAGAATAGCCCCTGCAAAAACTAAAAGAACTGTGGCAGTAGCCCGTCTTGCTTTCTTTTCAAAAACA includes:
- the aroC gene encoding chorismate synthase, giving the protein MSGNTFGQIFKVTTYGESHGPGLGGVIDGCPSGIELSEEILQLELDRRKPGHGIAGTARKEADRIKIMSGVFEGRTTGTSIGFHIENTDQRSRDYSKIMNVYRPGHADFTFDAKYGFRDYRGGGRSSGRETVSRVAAGAVAQEFLRQQSISCHAYTLRIGGIDATVKSPEKAYDQPFFSPDPEVISLWEERVKEVRSQGDTLGGVVEVCLKNVPAGLGEPVFDKLDARLAYALMSVGAVKGVEIGSGCQAADSLGSQNNDFIDAAGFLSNNSGGILGGISSGQDIVVRAYVKPIPSISKPQKTVDRDKTETEIKIGGRHDICAIPRIVPVLKSMAMLTVADFILLQRRMG
- the aroL gene encoding shikimate kinase AroL; protein product: MSNIYLIGPRACGKTTVAKILSEKLQFKFYDSDEILIKKAGCQVSEYVDKYGWEGFRDLECEVLKELVAESGAVVSCGGGIVVREENIAVLRNAYTVYLKTNVQVLAERLKLDPNHGQRPSLTGKPLVEEIQDILNDREPLYRGCAKFIVDGAGSIDDVCKQILDNYISR
- a CDS encoding mechanosensitive ion channel family protein; translated protein: MSKFAFKIITLPTVILVLLCCSAFAEQQESATKTWFNMIQSLDSEIRAEGLAVQKLKQSYPVMLEKFDQHMQKAHNRLDQLKLLRGLAKRTPWAYRTVLMQLDDVTGYIERAKDELLIEKNRLKKIKDDFAVLSEIHFNSKIYDKKLLKLITSSKEHFIAIRNDAATLKRSIDMSLAKADALDSNIADELKITRKYYAQAIRTFYFTMGSSPLLSHNWIDISYSFEEWSNSYLRFYQPLIVWVHWGNFLIYMVLIAGICWLILRNLVTHLLKRQMFANHKISFYNKGLIFISLGAGMFIARFMTLFTSNQITGLVWSELMTLGIIICARNFLWAREKEQPTRLIRSPMFTLWCLMTAGDIMHMLTMPMNCLSVIWFFLSIAGLASMHFNRHRYKLQITRSTFNANKIILGTGAAVTLLGFGTQAMILTQIWFLFLITIQICTALKTILVTDLPDPNNLEQEADKQNDEEIKNLNESREAALHHNQMIQLFYPLSVSIIIFLFIGWATAYVGGIPFARFVFRNMDVHIAGADISIKSLFYILILFFAARLILFWLKSLVNNTSIGGQKIESSLAHTFSTIGSYIVWVIFLLSSFYLMGIPMSALTWIASGLSIGIGFGLKDIVSNFVSGLIIMFGGSIKKGDTLQHKKIIGEVVDVSIRNTTIKSLDNSMVIIPNSSFLKGEIINLNYQDTRIRVTIPISLVPGSKIDKAKKIMMKVVKKHPNVIKDPAPNVFFKKFGNLGLDFELYFWVNNFEDKFPTESDIMNELDEKFQSKKIKVAFRGIKNKYKPKGDEAAQIAAQREALKEKRKLINKCFRSASLRKYRTLNKIEMDIPE
- a CDS encoding rhodanese-related (seleno)protein, with the translated sequence MNNRFSILLLFTVIIFVASIVFLPRYCSAQDIPRISIEQVKRKLGTDNFVIIDSRTGSDWSGSEFKIKGAIRGKIGQENEWSKGIHKDAEIVVYCAUPSEYTSSRVARTLKILGFKNVSTLLGGWHQWNRAKYPIVEK